DNA sequence from the Stenotrophomonas sp. 24(2023) genome:
GCAGCGGCCTGCGCCAGCACGACCTGTTCGCCTTCCTTGAGCCCGCTGCGCACTTCCACCTTGATCTGGTCGTCCAGCCCGGTGGTGATGCGGCGTGTGGCGGGGCGCCCGTCCGCGCCGGGAACCTGCACGGTATAGCTGCCATCGGCGGCGCGCGCGCCCAGTGCGGCGGAGGGAATGGTCAACACGCCACGGGCCCGGCCGAGCACGATGCGGACCTGCGCCGTCATGTAGCTGCGCAGCCGGCCGTCGGCATTGTCCACATCGAACTGGCCGTTGTAGTACATCGCCGCGCGGCTGCTGCTGCCGGACAATCCGGGTGATGCGAGGCTGGAGGTGTCTTCCCGGGTGATCGACTCCGGCGCCGGCGCGATGTCGCGCAGGGTGCTGCTGTAGCGCCGGCCGGCATCGCCCAGGATGGTGAAGAACGCTTCCTGACCCAGTGCGGTGTGCACTACGTCGGCCTCGGAGATTTCGGCATACACCGTCATGATGTCCTGGTTGCCGAGCATGACGATGGTGGGGGCGCTCTGCACGGCGTTGACGGTCTGCCCCTGGCGGGCGACCACGGCCAGCACGGTGCCATCGGTGGGGGCGGTGATGCGCGTGTAGCCCAGGCTGGTCTGGGCGCTGTCCACGTCCGTCTGGCGCTGCACGATCTCGCCGTCCAGTGCGGTGATCTGTTCGCGCGTGGCGTCCACGCGGGCCTGCGCGGCGTCCACATCCGCACGTGCCACCAGTTGCGCGGCCCCCAGGCGCCGCAACCGGTGCAGGGTGAGTTCAAGCTGGCGCAGGTCGGTGGCCAGGGCCTGGCGGTTGGCACGCGCGCTGCGCTGGGCAGCCTGCGCGCTCTGCAGCGCGTTGCGCTGGGTGCGCGAATCGATCTCGGCGATCAGGTCGCCGGCCTGCACCTTGTCGCCCAGCTTCACGTGCAGCGTTTCAATGCGCCCGGAGACCTGGGCACCGACGCTGACCAGGCGGGAAGGCTTCAGCGTGCCGGTGGCTTCCACCACCTGCTCGATGTCGCTGCGGGTGACCGGGGCCAGTTCCAGTGGCGGTGGCGGGGCCGGTGCCAGCACCGCGTAGGCCAGTGCGGCGGTGCACAGCACGGCAGCGCCAATCAGCAGCATGCGCCGGCGGCGCCGGGGGGCGGCCGGGGTCATGCCGGCAGCATCCAGGGGGTGAAAGGCATCGGGAATCCTTGCGTGATGGAGATGGGCCGCGTGCGGTCACGCGTCGACGAAGGTCGAGTCTCGGCAGGCAGGATTGCGCGAACCTTGCGTCGCGCCCGGGACGGTTCAGGGGCCGGCGGGAATGGTGATCAGGGCGACCGCGATGAAGTGCAGCAGGCTGCCCAGCACCATCAGGCACGACCACAGCAGGCGGCCTGCCCGGTGCAGCGGGTGCAGCTGCAGCGCCAGGCCCAGGACATAGGCCAGTCCACCGGCCCAGACCCAGGCCAGGGGCTGCAGCGGCAAGGGCAGGCAGAGCAGGGTGGTGCAGACCAGCACGACCGCAGCGGCGGCGGCCTGCAGCCCACGGCGGGCAGGCGGGTACCGTGGCTGCCCGCGCCAGGCCGAACCGGGAATCAGCAGCGTGGTCGTGCAGCCCACGACCAGCAGTCCGGCGGCACCGTGGCCGCCGGCATAGGCGGCCAGCGGCAGTGCCAGTGATGCGACCAGCAGCCAGGGCAGGTGCCGTTCCAGTGCGGCCAGCAGCGGGCGGGGCGGGGTGGGGCGGGTGTGCTGCAGTGCGCACAGCCCGTGCAGCAGGGCGTGCACGGCCACGAACAGCAGCACCGCCAGCGACAGCGGTGGCGGTGCGTGCCCACTGCCGGAAAACGCCAGCAGGCTGCCCGGCAGCGCGAAGAACAGCGCGCCGAACAGGTGGATCAGTCCCTGGCCACGGGTGCCTTCGGGCATCGACCGCAGCCAGCCCGGCCAGTGCGCCAGCCCGGGCAGCGGACGTTGTGCGTGACGATGGTTCCAGGCGGCACCGGTCAGCGTGGGCGGTGGCGGGGAGGGCGTGGGTCGGTCCGGATGGGCGGGCGGTGGTGGCGGGGCGCCGTGGGACACGTGGCGGGCTTCCTGTCGGGGGGGTACGTCATGGCGCGTTCGCGCCCTACTGTCCCCATGCTGGAAAGCCAACATTGCCGCAACCTTGCCTGCCGTAGCTGCGTACGGCGCGGGGACAGCCGGCAGTCATCGCCGCGGCTGCCACGCCGAGGGGGATCATCCCGGGGGGAGCGCAGCGGACGCACCGTTGGCACCGGCATGGGGCGGGAATTCCACGCGGATCAGCGCACCGCCGCCGGGCGCGTCGAGAATCGTGACCCGTCCGCCATGGCGGTCGACCACCTGGCGCACCAGGTTCAGGCCCAGCCCGGTGCCGGTCTGCCGGGGGCGCAGACGCTGGAACGGCTCGAACACGCGCTCGCGCTCGGCTTCCGGAATACCCGGGCCGTCATCTTCCACTTCGATACAGGTGCCCTGCACGCGCACGATCACATGGCGGCCACCGTGTTCGGCGGCATTGAGCACCAGGTTGGACAGCACGCGCTCCACCGCCCCGGTCTCGCCCTGGATCGGGTGGTGCGGCTCGACCACGACGGCGACGCTGCGCCCGGACTGGATCAGCAGGGGCGCAAGATCGGCCGCCACGCGCTTGGCCAGCCGCGCAAGGTGGATGGTCTCGCGCTGCCCGGAGGTCTCCATCCGGTGCAGGTCCAGCAACTGCTCGGCCAGCGTGGCCAGGCGCGCGATTTCCACCGCCAGGCTGCGCGAGGTGGCGTCGTCGGCCGCGTCGATCTTCACCCGCAGGATGGCGATCGGCGTGCGCAGTTCATGCGCGGCGGCGGCGATGAAGCGGCGTTGCCGTTCATGCCCCTCATCCAGGCGATCCAGGGCCTCGTTGACCGCTGTCACCAGCGGAGCGATCTCGACCGGCACCGCGGTCTCGGTCAGGCGGATGCCGCGATGGCTGGCAGATATGTTCTTGGCCTCCTGGGCGATGCGCTCCACGCCGGCCAGGGCCTTGCGCACGATGATCGGGGTGGCGATCAGTGTCACCAGGGCCAGCAGCGCGAAGATCGGCAGGGTGATCACGTGTGCGGCCATGGCCATCTGCCAGGTCAGCGTATCCACTTCGCCATGGGCCATGATGGTCAGCTTGCCGGCCGGGCCGGTGTGCTCACGGATGACGATGGCCATGCCGTCGCCGGGGTCGCGCCCGCGCAGGTCACCGAAGGGGATGTCGCGCAGCGCGTTGGCCAGTGATGCGTAGGCCGGCGGTACGGTGCCGAAGCTCACGTGCCGGCCGTGTTCGTCCTGGGCCGTGAACCACGCCCCGGGTGCGATCCTGAGCAGGTCCTCGAACGTGGGCGTGCGCTTGACGTACAGTGCGCCGCTGCTGTCCCGGTGCACCGCTTCCGCCGCGACCTGGGCGAAGGTCTGCACCGTGTAGTAGCCGCCGCTGTCGATGCGTACCAGCACGATCAGCAGGGCGAACAGGGCGACGGTCAAGGCCAGCAGGTGCAGGATCAGCGGCTTGATGATCAGCGGCCACTTCAACGACGGACGGCGCTTGCTCACGTGCTTTCCCGCATCAGGTAACCCACGCCGCGGATGGCATGGATCTCCACGCCGGCATCGGCATCGGCCAGCTTGCGGCGCAACCGCGAAACGTGCGAATCAAGCGTGTTGGAATGGATGCCGTCGTCGAAGCCGTACACCGCCATTTCGATGGATTCGCGCAGCACGGTGCGGCCCAGGCGGCGTGCCAGTGCGGCCAGCACGCGGATCTCGCGGCGTGGCAGTTCCAGCCGTTCGCCGCCGACGGTGGCTTCGCCCGAGACCGGGTCGAATACCAGCCGCCCGGCATTGATGGTATCGACCTGCATGTCGCTGGGCCGCCGGCTGACCGCACGGATGCGGGCGAACAGTTCCTCCAGCGCGAAAGGCTTGGCCAGGTAGTCATCGGCGCCTTCGTCCAGCCCTTCCACGCGGTCGGGCAGTTCGCCCAGCGCGCTGAGCACGATCACCGGCACGCCGGGATTGCGTTCGCGCAGCAGGGGAATCAGCGCCAGGCCGTCGCCATCGGGCAGGGTGCGGTCGAGCAGGATCAGGTCATGCGCACCGTACAACGCCGCTTCGCGGGCCAGCGCGAAGGTATCGGCCAGGTCCACCACGTTGCGCTCGCGCTGCAGGGCGGAGCGGAGCGTGGCGGCCAGTTCGGCTTCGTCTTCAACCAGCAGGATGTGCATCGGCAGGGCTCGGGCAGGAGAAGGGCGGATCCCGCAGGGCGGGCATGGAAAGGGCCGCCGGCACCGTATTACAGAAACATTGCGCCAACATGGCGTGAAAAGCGACCGTTCTGGCCGTCCTGCCGGGCCTGCGGCCGCGCAAGGTTCACGCAATCCATGCCACCCACCATCGCCGCCGGATCGAGTCGAGGTACGGCATGGAGGCTCGATCGCTGCGCAGCCGGCCATGCGCCGGCGCCGACACCCGCGCGGGTTTGCCGTTCCCCAATCTCCCTGGAGTCACCATGAAGCTGTTCGTTCCCCTGTTGCTGCTGGCCGCGCTGAGCGGCTGTACCACCGCCAAGATGACCGTCACCCCGGATGGCCGCCGTGGCGTTTCCATCGACTGCACCGGCGGCAGTTCCTGGAGTGCCTGCTACGAGAAGGCAGGCCAGATGTGCCCCGGCGGCTATGTGGTCTTCAGCAAGGATGGCGACGACGGCAACAAGTTTGCCGTGGGCAACAAGGACGGTTTCACGTCCTCGCAGATCGCCACCCGCTCGATGCTGGTGGGCTGCAAGTAAGCCTGGCGGTTGCCCGTTGAGCGATCAACGGGCACTCAGCGCCGTGGCCGGGGCGGCTTGTACTCGCAGCGCGGGTAGCCGGAGCACGACTGGAACGGGCCGTGCCTGCCGTTGCGCTGCACGATCACACCGGTGCCACAGGCCGGGCAGCGTTGCTCGTGGATGGCCTGGCCTTCCAGCGTGGTGACGCTCACCGCGCCATCGTCCACCAGTTCATCGAGGAACGGCGACCGCCGCCCCATCACGGTGAACATCGCCACGCTGCGCCGTGCGCGGGTCAGCGCGACATAGAACAGGCGGCGTTCCTCGCCCAGCGGGTAGGCATCGCCACCGGGCATGGCCAGCGACAGCACCGGGTCATCGGCGCGCACGCTGGGGAAGCCACGCGCGACCAGGCCGGGCAGGATCACGTAGTCGGCCTCGGCCCCCTTGGCGCGGTGCGCAGTGAGGAACACCACCTCCATCGTGCTGCCGAACAGGCGCTGCCAGTCCGGCGGCACGGCAGCGCGGTCGGCGTTGTAGCGGCCAAGCACGAACACCCGTACGCGGCCATCGCGGCCGGGCGCTGCCTGGCCGGACAGCAGTTGTGCGTGCAGCTGGGCCAGGTACTGGCGCACCCCGTCCTGCAGCTGCTCGCGCGATGCCAGCTGGAACGCCAGCAGGGCCGGGCCCTGCGCGGGCGTGACCGAGCGCACCTGCTTGCGCAGCTGTGCCGGGTTGCGGGCGATGAAGCGGCTGGAGGCATCGCACAGTGCCTGCGGGCAGCGGAAGGTCTGTTCCAGCTTCAACACCTGTCCCGGGCCGAACCATTCGGTGAAGCCGGTCATCACCGCTACATCGGCGCCGGCGAAGCGGTTGATCGACTGCCAGTCGTCGCCGACCGCGAACAGGTACCGGCCCGGTGCCGCGACCAGTGCGCGGCACAGGCGCGCGCGTGCGCGCGAGGCGTCCTGGAACTCGTCGGCCATCACCAGATCGAACGGAGCGGTGTAGTGGCCCTGTTCCAGCAGCGAGGCCGCCAGGTTCAGCATGTCCTCGAAGTCGATGCCGTTCTCGGCAGCCAGTGCCGCGTCCCAGGCCTGGAACACCGGGCCGGCGATTTCCAGGAAACGGCGATGGCGCTCCTTGAAGTTGTCTTCCGGCATCTGCCGCAGGCGTTCGGCCAGGTCATCCAGGCCCAGGCTGTTGCTCTTGGCGTGGGCGATGAAGGTGCGCATCAGCCCGATCAGGTCGTCGTCGGGCATCGGTGCCGCGCCGGTGTCGGGCAGCTCGCGGTCGGGATTGGGGTCCAGGGTGACCGCCGCTGCGCGCAGCTGCTCGCCGAGATGCGGCAGGGCCGCGCCGCTGCGCAGCTGGTGCGAGGTGGTTTCGATCAGCGCGGTGCCGTTGCGACGGTGTTCCTGCCGCTTCCACTGCACGCCATCGAGGTAACCACCGAAGTGCGCCGGTGCGTTGCCGCGTGCGTCCAGCGCCAGGTGCTCGTGGTACAGCCGAGCGTCGGGGTAGTAGAAATCGGGGCGGTACTGGCGGTAGGTATCGGTGGCGGTGTCGAATTCGTAGGCCCGCTCGTACTGGTACTGCACGCCGTTGTAGAACAGCCAGTCGGCGATGACGCACTCTTCCAGGCTCTTCACCCGCTCGCCCTGCAGCGTGCGGACATAGGGCGTGCCATCGCGCTCGAAGCCTTCGCCCTGCAGCGCGGCGCCGAACGCGGGCAGGTCGCGGCCGAACACCAGGCGGAACATGTCCCACTGGGTGCGGAAGTGCAGCGAACGGTCCTTGAGGTCGTCCACCAGCTCGGCCAGCTTGCGGAAGCCGGCCTGCGCGTCGGTGGCCCACGCGGGGATGTCCGGTTTGCGGCCGGTGGCCTTGCCGATGATGTGCAGGCCCAGCGCATGGAACGTGCGGGCCTGCACGCGGCCGGTCTCCAGCCCGAGCCGGGCGAAGGCGCTGTCGGTGCGCGCCTGCAGTTCCTGTGCGGCGTCCTTGTTGAAGGCCAGCATGACGATGCGTTCGGGCGCGATGAAGCCGCGGTCGATGGCATAGGCCGCCTTGGCGACCATCGTGGAGGTCTTGCCGGAACCGGCCGAGGCCACCACCTGCACGCGGTTGTCGAAGCAGATCACCGCGTGGGCCTGTTCGGCGGTCAAGGGCTGGCGTTCGACGTTCGCGAGGAAGTCACGGGCCAGCACCTGCTCGCGGGCGGCCATGGCAGCGTTGGCCTGGGCCCACAGCGCCGGCCAGTCCTGTTGCCAATCGTGCAGGTCATCACCGGACAGCACCTGCAGTGCCGCCTCCTGCACCGGCAGGGCCGCGCGCTGCTGCAGCAGGGCCTGCTGCTGTTCGTGGGTGATCCAGCGGCGGCCAGCGGCACCGCGGTCGATCAGCGCATGGGCGGCATCGAGCCAGGTCCGGATGTCCTGCAGCAGCCGGTCCAGCCTTGGCTGCCGGTGCTGTGCGTGCAGCGCCTCGATGGTGCGCTCCAGCGCAGCAGCCTGGCCGTTGGGCAGGCCGTCGAGCACCACGCGCTGGCCGTGGGCCAGCAGGATGTCCAGGCGCGACCAGAACAGGCCGGGGACCCGGCGCAGGCACCGCTCATCATCCAATGCGACGGGCTGCGGCGGGCCATCGTCACGGTGCAGCTGCAGGTGTGCGCCTTCGCGCCGCAGCGTCCAGCGCGGGGAGCGGGTCAGCCGCCTGCCCCATGCCGAGGGGTGCCAATCGTTCGCCATCCGGTCCTGCTGCCTGCCTGCGTGGTGCGGGCCTGCGTGCGGCGCAGGCCCAAGGGCTGGACATGATAGGCGATGACGTCAATGGCACGGCAGGCGCGCGCGTGGCGTGCCACTGGCGAAGGCAGGTGTCAGCGCTGGGCGTACCGGTCGGCGAAATCATCGGTGGCACGCACCAGCGCGTCGGTGACTTCCGCATCCATCACGCTGTGCCCGCCCAGTACCATTTCCAGCGTGGCTTCCGGCCAGGCCTGTGACAGCTCCCAGGCGTTGCGGGCCGGACACAGCATGTCGTAGCGCCCCTGCACGATCACCCCGGGCAGGTGGCGGATGCGGTCGATGTCGCGCAGCAGCTGGCCGTGGTCGAGGAAGGCGTTGTTGCGGAAGTAGTGGGCTTCGATGCGGGCCTTGGCCAGCACCTGCAGGGGATCGCCGGTGGAAACGGCCTGCACGTCGTGCACCAGCGACACCGTGTTGTCCTCCCAGCCCAGCCAGGCCTGTGCGGCGGCGATGGCGATGGCCGTATCGGGGCTGTCCAGGCGCCGCCAGTAGGCTTCGATCATGGCCCCGCGCTCAGCCTCGGGAATATGTGCTTCATAGGCCGCCCAGCGTTCGGGGAACACCCAGCGTGCGCCACCATCGCACTCGTTGAACCAGCGGTTTTCCTCGGCGCGGCCCAGGTAGATGCCGCGCACGATCACGCCGGTCGCGCGCTGCGGGTGTGCCTGCGCATAGGCCAGCGACAGGGTCGAGCCCCAGGAGCCGCCGAACACCAGCCAGCGTTCGATGCCCAGCTGTGCACGCACGGTTTCGATGTCGGCCACCAGGTGTGCGGTGGTGTTGTCGCGCAGTTCGCCGAACGGCGTGGAACGGCCACTGCCACGCTGGTCGATCAGCACGATGTGGTAGCGCGCCGGATCGAAGAAGCGGCGGTGCAGGGGCGAAACGCCCGCACCGGGGCCACCGTGCAGGAACAGCACGGGAATGCCATCGGGATTGCCGCATTCCTCCACGTGCAGGGTGTGCAGGCCGTCAACGGCGATGCGGTGTTCGCGGAAGGGCGTGATGTCCGGGTACAGCGTGCGCATGGTGCATTCCTGTGTGAGCCAGGAAGGGGAGCATACCCAGCCCGGCGTGAGCAGGCATGCAGCTGCCTGCTCATGGCACTGCGGGGGGGCCACACCCGATCGCCAGTTCGCCGCCGTTGACGATCACGGCGTGCTCGACCGGGCCAGGGGGCAGGACGCGACCATCCAGCGTCACCGTGCCTGCGGCTGCCCTGCCAGGCACGATGGACAGTGGCGCGCGGCCGGGCACGTGCACGGTGGCGCGTGCGTGCAGCGGGCAGAGTGCGGTGTACTGCGGCAGGCCGGGGGTCAGCGGGTACAGCCCGAGTGCGGCCAGCACGTACCACGAGGACATGCCGCCGGCATCGTCATCCATGCCGTCGGCGAAGCCCTGCGGGGCCAGTGCGAAACTGCGGCCGTGCCAGGGCTGCGTGCGCTTGCCGGCATTGGTGTAGGGGTGGTCGATGGCCTCGGTGAGGATGCGCCTGACCAGCACGTCCGAGCGCGCCTGCTGGCCGCGCCAGGCGAACAGGAACGGCGCCTGGATGTCCGGCTGGTTGGTCATGTTGAACAGATCCTGCTGGAAGAACTGCTGCAGCTCGGCATCGAAGCGCGCCGGCCCCAGCGTGTCGCGCAGCCAGGGCAGGTCGAACACCGGTGCCCAGCGGTACTGCCACAGCGTGCCCTGGTACAGGCCGCGCGCCTTCACCACATCGGCGTCCGCACCGAGATCCATGAACACCGCCCGCCACATCGGCCGGTACGCCAGGGCCTGCGCGCTGAAGCGGCGGGCCAGGGCATCGTGGCCCAGGTCACGGGCGAGCCCGGCAATGGCCCAGTCATCGTAGGCCGCCTCGATCTGCTCGTCCGGCGTGCTGCGGGCCAGGGACGAGCTTTCGGCCACCATGCCGTCCAGTGCGGCCTGCGCGTCGAAACCGGTGATGCCCTTGCGGTGGAAGTCCAGCAGCGCCACGCCGCTGTGTTCGGTGCGCACGGTAAGGAACGGTTCGGTCTGCGTGGCCCAGCGCACCTTGCCGTGCTGGTACAGCTCGGTCAGCGAGGCGGCGATGTCGGCGGCACGGTCCGGGTAGACCCAGGCCAGCAACGGCATCAGCGTGCGGTAGTTGTCCCACATCGCCCAGCTGGCATAGCGCTGGTGCCCGGCGGGTGCCTGCCGCTGCACGCCATCACTGCCGCGGTAGCGGCCATCCGGGTCGGCAATCGCCACCGGGGTCTGCAGGGCACGGAACAGCGCGGTGTAGAACAGGGCCTGTTGTTCTGCCGGCGCATCGAGCTGGATGCGTGACAGCTCACGGTTCCAGTCGGCGGCAGTGGCGGCGACCACCTGCGGGAAGGGCCGCTGGCCGGCTTCGGTATCGCGTGCCAGCGCCGCGCCGCGATCATCCACCGACGACAGCCCGGTACGCGCTTCCAGCACATCGCCGGCGCGCACCGGCAGCTGCAGGTGGGCCGCGCCCGCGGCATCGATGCGGACGGCCTGCTGCAGGGGCTTGCCGTTGTGCAGCAGCGTGGTCGCCGCGAACAGGCGGTAGCGGCCCGCATCGCAGACCGTGCCGGCGTCCATCTGTACCCGCAGGTCGGTGGCGCGGGTGGCCAGCCACCGGCTGCCATGGCGCTTGGCAACGCCCTGCGTGGGATCCAGGATGATCTGCAGCTGGCCGTCGTGGGGCGCGGTGATGTGCAGGATGCCGCTGCCGCGCGTGGCGGTCAGTTCGGCATCGATGCCATCGCCGTAGCGCACGCGGTAGTAGCCCGCCTGCGCACGTTCACGCGTCTTGTCGATGACTGCCGCGCGCGGTTGGCCGCTGTAGTCCACCGAGATCCGCAGGTCACCACCGGCACCGCCACACCCCACGCCCACGGCGCGGGTGTGCGAAAAGCCGAGCAGCGTGGTGGCGGCATGGTCATAACCGGCGTGGTTGGCCGGGGTGGTATCCGGCCCCAGCTGCACCATGCCGAACGGCGCCACCGCCGAGGGCGTGAGCTGGCCGAAGTCGGCCAGCGTGCCCACGAACGGATCGACCTGCGCCGCCGGTGGGGCGGCCAGGCCCGGCAAGGGCAGCAGCAGTGCGCACAGCAGCAGGCGGGGTGAGGGCATGGCGGCAGGTTCCATCCGGAGCAGCCGGACAGCTTGGCAGCCGCAGATTACAGCCCCAGTGCCGACAGTCCAGGATGGTCGTCGGGGCGACGTCCCGGCGGCCAGTGGAACAGGCGCTGGTCCTCGCGGATCGGCAGGTCGTTGATGCAGGCAAAGCGCGTGTGCATCAGGCCGTCAGCATCGAACTGCCAGTTCTCGTTGCCATAGGAGCGGTACCACTGGCCACTGTCGTCGTGCCACTCGTAGGCGAAGCGCACCGCGATGTGGTCGCCGCTGTGCGCCCACAGTTCCTTGATGAGCCGGTAGTCGTGCTCGCGCGCCCATTTGCGCTGCAGCAGTGCGCGCGCCTGCTCGCGGCCGTCGACGAATTCGGCGCGGTTGCGCCAACGGGTGCCCGGCGTATAGGCGAGCACGACGCGATCAGGATCGCGCGAGTTCCAGCCGTCTTCGGCCAAGCGGACCTTCTCGGCGGCGCTGTGGTCGGTGAACGGCGGCAGCGGCGGGCGCTGGGCGGGGGCGGTGGCTGACATGGCTCAGTCCTGCGGTGGGGGAAGGGAAGCGGGAGAGGGCAGCAAGGCCAGTGCCGCATCGCGCGCGGCATCGGCGGCACCGGCCGTGCCGAACACCAGCGCATCGGCGATGGCACCGTTGACCAGCATGGCGATCTGTCGCGCCAGCAGCGCCGCATCGCGGTGGCCATCGGCCTGCAGCAGGGCGTGCAGGTGGTCCTGCAGGTCCTGCTTGTGGCGGCGGGCCAGGGTGCGCAGGCCATTGGCCGGATCAGCAATCTCACCGGCGGTATTGAGAAAGGCACAGCCGTGGAAATCCGGCGAGGCGAACCACTGCCCGAGCGCCGCAAAGGCGGCAGTCAGGCGCTCGGCGGCATTGCGGCCTTCGGCACTGGCGGCGATGAACCACCCCATCCAGCGCTCATGCCGGCGCTCCAGCGCGGCTTCCACCAGCGCCTGCTTGTTGGGGTACTGCTGGTAGATGGTTTTGCGTGAAATGCCGGAGCGCTTGACGATGGCGTCCATGCCGGTGGCGTGCACGCCATCGCGGTAGACCAGCTGTTCGGTGCTGTCGAGCAGCGCCTGCGGCGGGGAGGGGGCAGCGGGCATGGCAACGCCTGAGAATGATCGTTCTCAATACCGTAGAACGATCATTCTCCGCTGTCAACGGGGCTGCCGTCAGGCGTTGGCCAGCGTGTCGCGCAGGGTGTCCAGGGCGGGGGTCGCGTAGCCGCTGCGCCAGACCAGCTGGGTGGCCAGCGTGCCGAGTTCCAGGGTGCGCAGCTGCGCCCCGGGGCACAGCGCCAGCACGCTGCGTGGCATCACGCAGGCGCTGGTGCCGGCCGCCACGCAGGCCAGCATGGCGTGGTAGGAGCCGACCACCTGCACGTCCAGCCGCTGGCCGCCCTCGGCCAGCCACTGTTCGGCAAAGGCGCGGTAGCTGCAGCCGGCGGCAAAGGCGGCCAGGCTGCCAGCCTGCACCGCGCGTGGGCTGCTGACGGGCGGGTGCGTGGCCGGCAGCACCAGCAGCATCTGTTCCTCGAACACCGGCTGCGACTGCAGGCCGGTGTCTGCCAGGGGGGCGGCCGCGATGGCCGCCGGCAGTGATACCAGTGCGCAGTCGATGGTCTGCTGGCGCAGGCGTTCCAGCAACTGCGCGGTAGGGCCGGTGCTGACCTCCAGGCGTACCTGCGGCCAGCGCGCATGGAAGCGCGCCAGCGGCACCGGCAGGCGGCTGGCGGCGGCGCTCTCCATCGTGCCGATGCGCAGCAGGCCGCTGGGGCGTTCCGCATGCAGGCTCTGCCGGGCCTCTTCAGCCAGCGCGAGCAGGCGCTGTGCGTAGTCCAGGAAACGCTCGCCCTGGGCTGACAGCGCCAGCCGCTTGCCATGGCGGATGAACAGTTCAACGCCCAGTTCGGCCTCCAGCTGCTGGATGCGCGTGGTCACGTTCGACGGTGCGCGCCCGAGCCGCTCGGCGGCGCGGGTGATGCTCAGTTCG
Encoded proteins:
- a CDS encoding TetR/AcrR family transcriptional regulator, producing the protein MPAAPSPPQALLDSTEQLVYRDGVHATGMDAIVKRSGISRKTIYQQYPNKQALVEAALERRHERWMGWFIAASAEGRNAAERLTAAFAALGQWFASPDFHGCAFLNTAGEIADPANGLRTLARRHKQDLQDHLHALLQADGHRDAALLARQIAMLVNGAIADALVFGTAGAADAARDAALALLPSPASLPPPQD
- a CDS encoding nuclear transport factor 2 family protein — its product is MSATAPAQRPPLPPFTDHSAAEKVRLAEDGWNSRDPDRVVLAYTPGTRWRNRAEFVDGREQARALLQRKWAREHDYRLIKELWAHSGDHIAVRFAYEWHDDSGQWYRSYGNENWQFDADGLMHTRFACINDLPIREDQRLFHWPPGRRPDDHPGLSALGL
- a CDS encoding LysR substrate-binding domain-containing protein, coding for MDDTSLDLLRTVAAELSITRAAERLGRAPSNVTTRIQQLEAELGVELFIRHGKRLALSAQGERFLDYAQRLLALAEEARQSLHAERPSGLLRIGTMESAAASRLPVPLARFHARWPQVRLEVSTGPTAQLLERLRQQTIDCALVSLPAAIAAAPLADTGLQSQPVFEEQMLLVLPATHPPVSSPRAVQAGSLAAFAAGCSYRAFAEQWLAEGGQRLDVQVVGSYHAMLACVAAGTSACVMPRSVLALCPGAQLRTLELGTLATQLVWRSGYATPALDTLRDTLANA